The Setaria italica strain Yugu1 chromosome IX, Setaria_italica_v2.0, whole genome shotgun sequence genome has a window encoding:
- the LOC101761866 gene encoding membrane steroid-binding protein 1 produces MAVAELWETLKQAIVAYTGLSPAAFFTAVAVAAALYHVVSGLFAPPPPPPPRPREEPEAEPLPPPVQMGEVSEEELRKYDGSDPKKPLLMAIKGQIYDVTQSRMFYGPGGPYALFAGKDASRALAKMSFEPQDLTGDISGLGPFELDALQDWEYKFMSKYVKVGTVKKTVPGEEGNTASSAAETSETAAEAPATEEKPREVAAEEVKEKEAAPVEGAKES; encoded by the exons ATGGCGGTCGCGGAGCTGTGGGAGACGCTGAAGCAGGCGATCGTGGCGTACACGGGGCTGTCCCCGGCGGCCTTCTTCAcggccgtggcggtggcggccgcgctGTACCACGTCGTGTCGGGGCTCTtcgcgcccccgcccccgccgccgccgcgcccgcgggaggagcccgaggcggagccgctcccgccgcccgtGCAGATGGGGGAGGTCTCAGAGGAGGAGCTCCGCAAGTACGACGGCTCCGACCCGAAGAAACCGCTCCTCATGGCCATCAAGGGCCAGATCTACGACGTCACGCAGAGCAG GATGTTCTATGGACCTGGTGGACCTTATGCTCTATTCGCCGGTAAAGACGCCAGCAGAGCCCTAGCCAAGATGTCCTTCGAGCCACAGGATTTGACCGGCGACATCTCTGGCCTTGGTCCCTTTGAGCTGGACGCCCTGCAGGACTGGGAATACAAGTTCATGAGCAAGTATGTGAAGGTCGGTACTGTCAAGAAGACCGTCCCTGGTGAAGAGGGCAACACCGCAAGCTCAGCTGCTGAAACCAGTGAGACCGCTGCTGAGGCACCAGCAACCGAAGAGAAGCCGAGGGAGGTAGCTGCGGAGGAGGTGAAGGAGAAGGAAGCTGCTCCTGTCGAAGGAGCCAAGGAAAGCTAG
- the LOC111258436 gene encoding elastin-like, whose protein sequence is MDPPPAAGNLDPAVERGRSGGGLQDAPSGGSNGAPYVSGGGAGGAPFLWPGGPPTGPLGALLAAAGVPPGMVAGAWPGGAATAAGQPPAQQPAIPAAAGLAAGAWPGIPGAWPGVPSAGPSASQASGIPNAAMPGGWPEWWAGAAAAALGPDWLRADPQQETASQEVGGNDERLPVRVTSGPVRSSSTRRRGTRAPRPPPAARTATAPASVDVDLTDPRRSRFAKHFSEWLQLHQRSCFTRAATAAAVSATATALPNRP, encoded by the exons atggaccctcctccggcggcgggaaACTTGGATCCGGCGGTCGAAAGGGGTAGATCCGGTGGTGGGCTCCAAGATGCGCCAAGCGGAGGGTCCAACGGCGCGCCGTATGTGTCCGGCGGAGGGGCTGGCGGCGCCCCGTTCTTGTGGCCGGGAGGCCCGCCGACGGGTCCCCTGGGTGCCCTCCTGGCCGCCGCAGGAGTGCCTCCCGGCATGGTGGCGGGCGCATGGCCTGGAGGCGCAGCAACCGCGGCGGGCCAGCCACCGGCGCAGCAACCGGCCATCCCAGCCGCGGCgggcctggccgccggcgcgtgGCCCGGCATCCCCGGCGCATGGCCCGGCGTCCCCAGCGCGGGGCCATCAGCTTCCCAGGCCTCCGGCATCCCCAACGCCGCCATGCCCGGAGGATGGCCGGAGTGGTgggccggagcagcggcggcggctctaggGCCGGATTGGCTCCGTGCCGATCCTCAACAGGAGACAGCTTCACAGGAGGTTGGAGGCAATGACGAGCGGCTGCCGGTTCGGGTCACCTCTGGTCCAGTTCGGAGCTCCTCAACTCGTCGGCGAGGTACCCGCGCACCTaggccaccaccggcggctAGGACAGCTACTGCTCCTGCATCTGTGGACGTCGACCTCACCGATCCAAG gagaagccgttttgccaaacacttttcagaatggcttcagcttcaccagaGAAGCTGTTTCACCAGAgcagccacagccgcagccgtttcagccacagccacagccctaccaaacaggccctaa
- the LOC101761469 gene encoding membrane steroid-binding protein 2: MASCSVVTAPALSASAPSSRRRATAAVSLPGVRRSRLPSRGVRCSAGQGGVKVPAKLAELWEAAKGAPPLAVLAGVAAAVAIYKVGSGLLAPRPPQPQRLETKTAPPPPVPEPVQVGEITEEELKQYDGSDPEKPLLMAIKGQIYDVSQSRMFYGPGGAYALFAGKDASRALAKMSFEQQDLNGDISDLTPMEFSSLNDWEYKFTSKYVKVGTVRRAAPAEEGYAGISPEIREEVMPMPVLEAEAEAEAEPDLEPEPIDDEAP, translated from the exons ATGGCGTCTTGCTCCGTCGTGACCGCACCGGCGCTCTCCGCCTCGGCTCCGTCCAGCCGGCGGCGTGCGACTGCGGCCGTATCTCTCCCTGGTGTTCGCCGCAGCCGGCTCCCGTCACGGGGCGTGCGGTGTAGCGCCGGGCAGGGCGGCGTCAAGGTCCCGGCGAAGC TGGCGGAGCTGTGGGAGGCCGCGAAGGGCGCGCCGCCTCTCGCCGTGCTCGCCGGCGTggctgcggcggtggcgatCTACAAGGTTGGGTCCGGTCTCCTTGCGCCGCGCCCTCCCCAACCCCAGCGGCTGGAGACCAagacggccccgccgcctccagtGCCGGAGCCGGTGCAGGTGGGTGAGATAACTGAAGAGGAGCTGAAGCAGTACGACGGGTCCGACCCCGAGAAGCCACTGCTGATGGCCATCAAGGGGCAGATCTATGACGTCTCCCAGAGCAG AATGTTCTATGGACCTGGTGGGGCATATGCGTTGTTTGCTGGTAAAGACGCCAGCAGGGCCTTGGCCAAGATGTCCTTCGAACAGCAGGATCTAAATGGTGACATATCTGACCTTACACCAATGGAGTTCAGTTCCTTGAATGACTGGGAGTACAAGTTCACCAGCAAATATGTGAAGGTAGGAACCGTAAGAAGGGCAGCGCCTGCAGAAGAGGGTTATGCTGGCATTTCGCCTGAAATACGGGAGGAAGTTATGCCTATGCCTGTGCTTGAGGCTGAGGCTGAGGCTGAGGCTGAGCCTGACCTGGAGCCCGAGCCGATTGACGACGAAGCACCATGA